Part of the Syntrophales bacterium genome, TACTTCTCGATATCCACCTGCCTAAGGTGAACGGCCTTGAGGTGCTGGAGACGCTGAAGAAGGACCCCGATGTTAGGTCCATCCCCATTATTATGCTTACCACGTCATCCAGGGATGAAGAGATAGTGAGAAGCTATGCCGGCGGGGCCAACAGCTACGTGACCAAACCGGTGGACTTTGAGGAATTTGCAAAGAAGATCAAAGACATAAGACTCTACTGGACCATTGTCAACTCATTGCCGAAAATAGACTGAAGGTAGAAGGTAAAAGGCTGAAGGTGGAAGGCTGAAGGTGGAAGGCTGAAGGCTGTTAGGGCTGAAGGAATATTGACACATTCGTAAAAAGTCGGATTTCGTTCCTCTCTGTCATTCCCGTGAAAACGGGAATCCAGTTTTTTTAAGTGCTTAGCCCTCTATGGATTCCCGCCTACGCGGGAATGACAGACTTTTTACGAGTCCATCAATATTAATCATATCTACCTTCCACCTTCAGCCTTCTACCTTCAACCTTCCACCTATCCACCTGAATAACAGGAGGTTTATGGAAATTATTACTGCTGTAAGAGGGTTCAAAGATATATTGCCGGAAGAAACGGGAAAATGGCAGTATATAGAGGAAAGAGCCCGGGAAATATTTAAAAATTTCGGTCTCAGTGAGATAAAGGTGCCGATTCTTGAAAAGACTGATCTATTCAAGAGAGGTATTGGGGAGACCACCGATATCGTCGAAAAGGAAATGTATACATTCAAAGATATCGGGGAGGAGTATCTGACGCTCCGTCCCGAAGCAACGGCATCGGTTATACGGGCATATCTGCAACATAACATGCATGCCGCGGATCCGGTGGCAAAGCTTTTCACCATAGGTCCCATGTTCAGGCGTGAAAGGCCACAGAAAGGAAGATTCAGGCAGTTTCACCAGATAAACGTGGAACTCATCGGCCAGGATGATCCCCGCGTTGACGCAGAACTTATACTCATGCTGATCTGTTTTTTGAAGAGCGTTAATCTCCCCGACCTGGGTCTTGAGATAAACTCACTGGGGTGTCCCGAATGCCGGCCCTTATTTCGGTCAAAGTTGGCTGCTTTTTGCATAGATCATGAAGATGAACTTTGCTCGGACTGTAAAAGGCGTCATACAACCAATCCACTTCGAG contains:
- a CDS encoding response regulator encodes the protein MKGKPVDILLVEDNEDHIELTLRALKNNHLINDIYVVKDGQEALDFVYHQGKYEDTEKYPRPGLILLDIHLPKVNGLEVLETLKKDPDVRSIPIIMLTTSSRDEEIVRSYAGGANSYVTKPVDFEEFAKKIKDIRLYWTIVNSLPKID